DNA from Orbaceae bacterium lpD01:
AGATGTAAATCTGCTTCCACTGGCAAATCTACGCTGATAAGCTTCATAACCATCCTTAACGTTTTGAAGTAAAAAAGCTTGATTTTCAATCTGCTTATTAAGATCGGTCATTTCAACTTTTAATTTTGCGATTTCAGCTTTTTTCTGAATTTCAGTTAAACCATCAAATTTCGCTGTTAAGGCACCGATAGAATCACCAAGCTCCAGTGATTTCTGCCTAGCAGCATCAGCACTGGAAGCCCAAGACATTAAAGCACCAACGGCAATTAAAATAACGCCAGCAGGACCACCAAGCATATTCATCGCGCCTTTTAATACATTAGTACTCAAAGCTGTCGCTTTCATGGCCGCAGATAACCGAGCCTGAGCTGCCGTTTCTTTATCGACTAAGGCTGCTCTTTGTGCATCAATTACGTTTAACTGCTTAGTAATTCCGGCTAATTGAAGTTTTGATGTTGTAACAGCTTTTAAAGCCACTAATTCTTGTCTTCTAGCTGTTAATTCTCTACCTCTAATTTCTAAGGCTCCCAGCTCTTCTGTAGCAAGCTGTTTTGTTGTAGCAGCTTGCCTTATATCCGCTCTTACCTTATCAACGCTCTGTTTAGTTGCGGCAGCTAATGACGTAATATATTTACCAGCATAAATTGCAGCAAGAACACCGACTCCAGTTGCAAGAATATCTACATGTTCAGAGACTAAAACTAACGAATCAACTAGCAACTTAGTTGCCCCAGTCGTATTGTTCAGTTCACCAAGATACTGTTTTAGATTATTAGTAACACGCGTGATTCCATCATTTACCGTGTTACGCATATTATCCGCTAATGCGGCCGTATCTCCTTGAGCCTTGATCATTGCTTGAGAGAAATCTTGCATTGATAGCTTGCCATCAGCGGCTAGCTTTCTAACCTCTGCTTCAGTTAAATTTAATTGAGTTCCGAGCGTTTTTAGTACGCTTGGCATAGCATTAAATACAGCCATAGCATCATCACCAGCAAGCTTGCCCTTCATCTGCGCTCTGGTTAATCCGTTAATGGCGGATTGAGCAGACAATGCATTTGTCTTATTGATGGTCATCAAGTTAGAAAGCGTGTCAATGTAATCTAGCGTTTCCTTTGAGCTATACCCAAGCTCTTTCATTGAGTTTGATAAGCGGATGTATAACTCTGCTGATTCTTCGATAGTTCGGCCATTGCGGTTAGACGTTGCTAGAAGCTGATCCATGATGCTTTTAGTTTGCGCTGCCGTTGCACCAGTATTCCCGATTCTGTCCTCTAATTCGTTCCAGCTTTGCGCATAAGCAATAACAGTGCTTGATACTAACGCAGCACTAACAGCTTTCGCGATAGTAGTTAATTTACCCATAGAGTTGCCAGCACCTACGGCTGACTTATCTAGTTTATCCAGACCTTTTGACGCTTTCTCACCGTTATCGCTTAACTTGTTGAGTTCTTCTCTGACTTTGGTACTATTTTCAAGTAAGTTTTTCGTGTCGAGTGATACCTCGTATACAATGCTGCCGTCTGAGTATGTAGCCATTTTTATGAACCTTACTTTCGTTTATCTTTTTCTAGCCGCGCTTTACGTCGTTTTTCGTAAGCATCCATAACTTCGTCGTACTCCTCAGCCGTAAACCCGTCGTTATCCGGGTACTTCATCGCCATCATGTTGATGTATTCAGTCATTGTTAGCTTTTTGGCTTCAGCAAGGGATAGTGCGAGATGGATGCGGGCGTTGGTGATGTATTGATTGATATCAAATGATGATTTGTATTGTTTGCTGGCATTGCGTTGTGACACTCTTACTTTTGCGTGACCGCTTACGCCGTATTTCAATAAAACG
Protein-coding regions in this window:
- a CDS encoding tape measure protein, which translates into the protein MATYSDGSIVYEVSLDTKNLLENSTKVREELNKLSDNGEKASKGLDKLDKSAVGAGNSMGKLTTIAKAVSAALVSSTVIAYAQSWNELEDRIGNTGATAAQTKSIMDQLLATSNRNGRTIEESAELYIRLSNSMKELGYSSKETLDYIDTLSNLMTINKTNALSAQSAINGLTRAQMKGKLAGDDAMAVFNAMPSVLKTLGTQLNLTEAEVRKLAADGKLSMQDFSQAMIKAQGDTAALADNMRNTVNDGITRVTNNLKQYLGELNNTTGATKLLVDSLVLVSEHVDILATGVGVLAAIYAGKYITSLAAATKQSVDKVRADIRQAATTKQLATEELGALEIRGRELTARRQELVALKAVTTSKLQLAGITKQLNVIDAQRAALVDKETAAQARLSAAMKATALSTNVLKGAMNMLGGPAGVILIAVGALMSWASSADAARQKSLELGDSIGALTAKFDGLTEIQKKAEIAKLKVEMTDLNKQIENQAFLLQNVKDGYEAYQRRFASGSRFTSEEGLQKAEEVYLGELAKQEKLQGNKVLLTKTLEELNNKAVSSTNKLVESTGELNNQLGKPTIDNITKKVVGLAQETEIAELKQKGLTKEAYVYQAVLSTLGDEASEYQAALFKAVQTGQLFKDNIEGVPEQVHPLIEALSQLYDVNKSGAVKTNTASSKIKELKDSIAVARLEVKGAIEDAKALKALQDSKSSGGNASEIAQIVALTQQYEKLQLAKSGKSFAQDQVNNNLSESQKIAIEQQAKLDELNKWYDTGLANEQLYQDAYSAVIEEGAKKRKKLEDDEVAARFASTQAILSSSSDLFGGLADITKTFSSEQGAAYKAMFAISKGFAIANAALNLQMAISNASAAPWPTNFGFIAQAAAQGAQIASSISSLSYGGGREHGGSVGATSMYRVGEGNKPEILMSGGRQYMIPGESGKVISNKDLGTSSQEPSINWSINIIGGDSSSTDVNVDDEQKRIDIIVSQTKKSIAGDIRERSGAVYSALKDTTNIKPRL